A region of Chelonoidis abingdonii isolate Lonesome George chromosome 8, CheloAbing_2.0, whole genome shotgun sequence DNA encodes the following proteins:
- the LOC116839926 gene encoding glucose-dependent insulinotropic receptor-like, which produces MSHISYAVLHFLLGCFIPSANLLVIVVVYKLMKKQQGRSYIFILNLAAADLLVGVMCIAEALDDILDGDFDKNLSFCLLRICMRMTPCIGSILTLLLISLDRYLAVKLPLYYPALLNKKPIIFSLAILWAVSILFGHMPLISPSLQQSNYTGYCGLLYAAKSDYLYVTCFGIFIPSLLVMICLHISVGRIAYSQHKRIWRTCLQTEPLTAHLRHFKALRTVLIMIVGFTICWGPYFLAGFVQATCDSCNLADPITDVLFLLGEINSLINPLIYALYCKDIRSQLLKLMCKKKGQVKPLAVVHFNIQALDDVSNGEVKRPDSSEVQVPNTTFFNSSSHCKIIFSVS; this is translated from the coding sequence ATGAGCCACATCTCATATGCAGTGTTACATTTTCTCTTGGGCTGCTTCATCCCCTCAGCCAATCTGCTGGTAATTGTGGTTGTCTACAAACTAATGAAGAAGCAGCAAGGCAGAAGCTACATCTTCATACTTAACCTGGCTGCTGCAGACCTGCTGGTGGGAGTGATGTGCATTGCAGAGGCACTGGATGATATCCTGGATGGAGACTTTGACAAGAATTTATCCTTTTGTCTCTTGCGGATCTGCATGAGGATGACACCTTGCATTGGCTCCATTCTCACCTTGCTCTTGATTTCCCTGGATAGATACCTGGCAGTGAAGCTCCCCCTTTATTATCCTGCCCTCTTGAACAAAAAACCCATCATCTTCTCTCTCGCCATCCTGTGGGCCGTTTCCATCTTGTTTGGGCACATGCCTTTgatttctccctccctgcagcaaaGCAACTACACGGGCTACTGTGGGCTCCTGTATGCAGCCAAGAGTGACTACCTGTATGTGACCTGCTTTGGGATCTTCATCCCTTCCTTGTTGGTCATGATCTGCCTGCACATCTCAGTTGGGAGGATTGCCTACTCACAGCACAAGCGAATCTGGCGCACTTGCCTGCAAACAGAACCCCTCACTGCTCACCTCCGCCACTTCAAGGCACTGCGGACAGTACTTATAATGATTGTCGGCTTCACCATCTGCTGGGGACCTTATTTCCTGGCAGGCTTTGTGCAAGCTACTTGTGACTCCTGCAACCTGGCTGACCCGATAACGGATGTCTTATTCCTGCTGGGAGAAATCAACTCTCTCATCAACCCCCTCATCTATGCTCTGTACTGCAAAGATATAAGAAGTCAGCTGCTCAAACTGATGTGCAAGAAGAAAGGCCAAGTAAAGCCTCTGGCTGTGGTTCACTTTAATATCCAAGCCCTTGATGATGTATCC